From Salvia splendens isolate huo1 chromosome 3, SspV2, whole genome shotgun sequence, a single genomic window includes:
- the LOC121796006 gene encoding ubiquinone biosynthesis monooxygenase COQ6, mitochondrial-like isoform X3, producing the protein MFAAKLPLTNHLNVAIIDSNPALQRGQSIKKEAPPDPRVSTVTPATRALFQDVGAWKYVEEHRHAYFDKMQVWDYTGLGYTKYHARDVNKEVLGCVVENKVLLKSLLSCLQDSGSQHKLYPLRLSSMHLEPASASSHHGSLAKLELSDGNSLYAKLVVGADGSKSRVKELAGISSTGWKYSQNAVICTVEHMEENRCAWQRFLPNGPIALLPVGDKFSNIVWTMDPEESLNRKSMSEVDFVKEVNRALDSGYGPRPKSQSSGGASPFSWLTAKKAVSAYDYFEIPPRITKLASERMVFPLSLKHANTYATKRVALIGDAAHTVHPLAGQGVNMGFGDAFSLSNVIAEGIAVGSNIGEVSLLRRYESDRKPANLTMMAILDGFQKAYSVDLGPLNVLRAAAFQGVQNLSPLKRHIISYASGEQRFPIFS; encoded by the exons ATGTTTGCAGCAAAGCTACCATTGACAAACCATCTGAACGTTGCCATCATTGATAGCAATCCAGCACTACAAAGAGGTCAATCTATCAAGAAAGAGGCTCCCCCAGATCCGAGAGTTAGTACTGTCACCCCAGCAACTAGAGCTCTCTTTCAAG ATGTTGGTGCGTGGAAATATGTGGAAGAGCATAGGCATGCTTACTTTGATAAGATGCAG GTTTGGGATTATACTGGTCTTGGCTATACAAAATACCATGCAAGAGATGTGAATAAAGAAGTACTAGG GTGCGTGGTGGAGAATAAAGTGCTTCTTAAATCTCTGTTATCATGCCTCCAG GATTCAGGTTCCCAGCATAAACTATACCCTCTCAGATTAAGCTCAATGCACTTGGAACCAGCTTCTGCATCAAGCCATCATGGATCTTTAGCGAAACTGGAACTTAGTGATGGGAATAGTTTGTATGCAAAACTAGTG GTCGGAGCAGATGGGTCCAAATCACGTGTCAAGGAGTTGGCTGGAATAAGCTCAACTGGATGGAAGTATTCTCAAAATGCAGTTATATGTACCGTGGAGCACATGGAGGAAAACCGATGTGCTTGGCAAAGATTTCTCCCTAATGGTCCAATTGCCCTTCTCCCAGTAGGAGACAAGTTCAGCAATATCGTTTGGACAATGGACCCTGAAGAGTCGTTAAATCGCAAATCAATGTCTGAGGTTGATTTTGTGAAAGAAGTAAACCGAGCTCTGGACAGTGGCTATGGTCCTCGTCCAAAATCTCAATCGTCGGGGGGTGCATCTCCATTCTCTTGGTTAACTGCCAAAAAAGCAGTATCAGCCTATGATTATTTTGAAATCCCACCAAGGATCACCAAACTAGCCTCTGAAAGAATGGTGTTCCCCTTGTCTCTTAAGCATGCAAACACTTATGCCACGAAACGCGTGGCTCTTATTGGTGATGCTGCACACACTGTTCATCCTTTGGCCGGTCAAGGAGTTAATATGGGATTTGGAGATGCGTTCTCTCTCTCAAACGTTATTGCTGAAGGCATTGCAGTTGGATCTAATATCGGTGAG GTGTCGTTGCTGAGAAGATATGAATCGGATAGGAAACCTGCGAACCTAACAATGATGGCGATCCTAGACGGCTTTCAAAAGGCGTACTCTGTTGATCTCGGACCATTAAACGTGTTGCGTGCCGCTGCATTCCAAGGAGTACAGAATCTTTCACCGCTAAAGAGACACATCATATCTTACGCCTCAGGTGAGCAGAGATTTCCAATTTTTTCATGA
- the LOC121796008 gene encoding uncharacterized protein LOC121796008, with product MFGKDTRLLQKFAIKILSLTCSASGCERNWSVFEQIHTKKRNMLEHKRMQDLVYVKYNQKLHDRNKLSATDEFDPIILDDIDECNEWLVGELDDDDDDDIDGGNHLVHDDDDTLDWNMVYKASGVGEPRTYTRSKKRKESSTSSSSCLRVSKKKRTYHT from the exons ATGTTTGGGAAAGACACTAGGCTTTTGCAGAAGTTTGCAATCAAAATCTTAAGTTTGACATGTAGCGCTTCCGGTTGTGAGCGCAATTGGAGTGTCTTTGAGCAG attCATACAAAAAAGAGAAATATGCTCGAGCATAAGAGGATGCAAGATTTGGTTTATGTGAAATATAACCAAAAATTGCATGATAGGAACAAGCTTAGTGCAACCGATGAATTTGATCCTATTATTCTCGATGATATTGATGAGTGCAATGAGTGGCTAGTTGGGGAgttggatgatgatgatgatgatgatattgatgGTGGTAATCATTTGGTTCATGATGACGATGATACACTTGATTGGAACATGGTGTATAAGGCTTCGGGTGTTGGAGAGCCTAGGACATATACTAGGTCAAAGAAGAGGAAAGAATCTTCTACATCTAGTTCAAGTTGTCTTAGAGTTTCTAAGAAAAAAAGAACCTATCATACCTag
- the LOC121796006 gene encoding ubiquinone biosynthesis monooxygenase COQ6, mitochondrial-like isoform X2: protein MIRTCTRQWAFHRHVWKSANRTLSSGAEAKFPGAPIEQGSADKQRSESNLPVHDVAIVGGGMVGMALACSLAKLPLTNHLNVAIIDSNPALQRGQSIKKEAPPDPRVSTVTPATRALFQDVGAWKYVEEHRHAYFDKMQVWDYTGLGYTKYHARDVNKEVLGCVVENKVLLKSLLSCLQDSGSQHKLYPLRLSSMHLEPASASSHHGSLAKLELSDGNSLYAKLVVGADGSKSRVKELAGISSTGWKYSQNAVICTVEHMEENRCAWQRFLPNGPIALLPVGDKFSNIVWTMDPEESLNRKSMSEVDFVKEVNRALDSGYGPRPKSQSSGGASPFSWLTAKKAVSAYDYFEIPPRITKLASERMVFPLSLKHANTYATKRVALIGDAAHTVHPLAGQGVNMGFGDAFSLSNVIAEGIAVGSNIGEVSLLRRYESDRKPANLTMMAILDGFQKAYSVDLGPLNVLRAAAFQGVQNLSPLKRHIISYASGEQRFPIFS from the exons GACATGTACAAGACAATGGGCTTTCCACAGGCATGTCTGGAAATCGGCAAATAGAACGTTATCCAGTGGCGCAGAAGCCAAGTTCCCTGGTGCACCCATTGAACAA GGATCAGCAGACAAACAAAGATCTGAAAGCAATCTTCCTGTGCATGATGTTGCTATTGTTGGAGGTGGCATGGTTGGCATGGCTCTGGCTTGCTCTTTAG CAAAGCTACCATTGACAAACCATCTGAACGTTGCCATCATTGATAGCAATCCAGCACTACAAAGAGGTCAATCTATCAAGAAAGAGGCTCCCCCAGATCCGAGAGTTAGTACTGTCACCCCAGCAACTAGAGCTCTCTTTCAAG ATGTTGGTGCGTGGAAATATGTGGAAGAGCATAGGCATGCTTACTTTGATAAGATGCAG GTTTGGGATTATACTGGTCTTGGCTATACAAAATACCATGCAAGAGATGTGAATAAAGAAGTACTAGG GTGCGTGGTGGAGAATAAAGTGCTTCTTAAATCTCTGTTATCATGCCTCCAG GATTCAGGTTCCCAGCATAAACTATACCCTCTCAGATTAAGCTCAATGCACTTGGAACCAGCTTCTGCATCAAGCCATCATGGATCTTTAGCGAAACTGGAACTTAGTGATGGGAATAGTTTGTATGCAAAACTAGTG GTCGGAGCAGATGGGTCCAAATCACGTGTCAAGGAGTTGGCTGGAATAAGCTCAACTGGATGGAAGTATTCTCAAAATGCAGTTATATGTACCGTGGAGCACATGGAGGAAAACCGATGTGCTTGGCAAAGATTTCTCCCTAATGGTCCAATTGCCCTTCTCCCAGTAGGAGACAAGTTCAGCAATATCGTTTGGACAATGGACCCTGAAGAGTCGTTAAATCGCAAATCAATGTCTGAGGTTGATTTTGTGAAAGAAGTAAACCGAGCTCTGGACAGTGGCTATGGTCCTCGTCCAAAATCTCAATCGTCGGGGGGTGCATCTCCATTCTCTTGGTTAACTGCCAAAAAAGCAGTATCAGCCTATGATTATTTTGAAATCCCACCAAGGATCACCAAACTAGCCTCTGAAAGAATGGTGTTCCCCTTGTCTCTTAAGCATGCAAACACTTATGCCACGAAACGCGTGGCTCTTATTGGTGATGCTGCACACACTGTTCATCCTTTGGCCGGTCAAGGAGTTAATATGGGATTTGGAGATGCGTTCTCTCTCTCAAACGTTATTGCTGAAGGCATTGCAGTTGGATCTAATATCGGTGAG GTGTCGTTGCTGAGAAGATATGAATCGGATAGGAAACCTGCGAACCTAACAATGATGGCGATCCTAGACGGCTTTCAAAAGGCGTACTCTGTTGATCTCGGACCATTAAACGTGTTGCGTGCCGCTGCATTCCAAGGAGTACAGAATCTTTCACCGCTAAAGAGACACATCATATCTTACGCCTCAGGTGAGCAGAGATTTCCAATTTTTTCATGA
- the LOC121796006 gene encoding ubiquinone biosynthesis monooxygenase COQ6, mitochondrial-like isoform X1 codes for MIRRTCTRQWAFHRHVWKSANRTLSSGAEAKFPGAPIEQGSADKQRSESNLPVHDVAIVGGGMVGMALACSLAKLPLTNHLNVAIIDSNPALQRGQSIKKEAPPDPRVSTVTPATRALFQDVGAWKYVEEHRHAYFDKMQVWDYTGLGYTKYHARDVNKEVLGCVVENKVLLKSLLSCLQDSGSQHKLYPLRLSSMHLEPASASSHHGSLAKLELSDGNSLYAKLVVGADGSKSRVKELAGISSTGWKYSQNAVICTVEHMEENRCAWQRFLPNGPIALLPVGDKFSNIVWTMDPEESLNRKSMSEVDFVKEVNRALDSGYGPRPKSQSSGGASPFSWLTAKKAVSAYDYFEIPPRITKLASERMVFPLSLKHANTYATKRVALIGDAAHTVHPLAGQGVNMGFGDAFSLSNVIAEGIAVGSNIGEVSLLRRYESDRKPANLTMMAILDGFQKAYSVDLGPLNVLRAAAFQGVQNLSPLKRHIISYASGEQRFPIFS; via the exons CAGGACATGTACAAGACAATGGGCTTTCCACAGGCATGTCTGGAAATCGGCAAATAGAACGTTATCCAGTGGCGCAGAAGCCAAGTTCCCTGGTGCACCCATTGAACAA GGATCAGCAGACAAACAAAGATCTGAAAGCAATCTTCCTGTGCATGATGTTGCTATTGTTGGAGGTGGCATGGTTGGCATGGCTCTGGCTTGCTCTTTAG CAAAGCTACCATTGACAAACCATCTGAACGTTGCCATCATTGATAGCAATCCAGCACTACAAAGAGGTCAATCTATCAAGAAAGAGGCTCCCCCAGATCCGAGAGTTAGTACTGTCACCCCAGCAACTAGAGCTCTCTTTCAAG ATGTTGGTGCGTGGAAATATGTGGAAGAGCATAGGCATGCTTACTTTGATAAGATGCAG GTTTGGGATTATACTGGTCTTGGCTATACAAAATACCATGCAAGAGATGTGAATAAAGAAGTACTAGG GTGCGTGGTGGAGAATAAAGTGCTTCTTAAATCTCTGTTATCATGCCTCCAG GATTCAGGTTCCCAGCATAAACTATACCCTCTCAGATTAAGCTCAATGCACTTGGAACCAGCTTCTGCATCAAGCCATCATGGATCTTTAGCGAAACTGGAACTTAGTGATGGGAATAGTTTGTATGCAAAACTAGTG GTCGGAGCAGATGGGTCCAAATCACGTGTCAAGGAGTTGGCTGGAATAAGCTCAACTGGATGGAAGTATTCTCAAAATGCAGTTATATGTACCGTGGAGCACATGGAGGAAAACCGATGTGCTTGGCAAAGATTTCTCCCTAATGGTCCAATTGCCCTTCTCCCAGTAGGAGACAAGTTCAGCAATATCGTTTGGACAATGGACCCTGAAGAGTCGTTAAATCGCAAATCAATGTCTGAGGTTGATTTTGTGAAAGAAGTAAACCGAGCTCTGGACAGTGGCTATGGTCCTCGTCCAAAATCTCAATCGTCGGGGGGTGCATCTCCATTCTCTTGGTTAACTGCCAAAAAAGCAGTATCAGCCTATGATTATTTTGAAATCCCACCAAGGATCACCAAACTAGCCTCTGAAAGAATGGTGTTCCCCTTGTCTCTTAAGCATGCAAACACTTATGCCACGAAACGCGTGGCTCTTATTGGTGATGCTGCACACACTGTTCATCCTTTGGCCGGTCAAGGAGTTAATATGGGATTTGGAGATGCGTTCTCTCTCTCAAACGTTATTGCTGAAGGCATTGCAGTTGGATCTAATATCGGTGAG GTGTCGTTGCTGAGAAGATATGAATCGGATAGGAAACCTGCGAACCTAACAATGATGGCGATCCTAGACGGCTTTCAAAAGGCGTACTCTGTTGATCTCGGACCATTAAACGTGTTGCGTGCCGCTGCATTCCAAGGAGTACAGAATCTTTCACCGCTAAAGAGACACATCATATCTTACGCCTCAGGTGAGCAGAGATTTCCAATTTTTTCATGA